Within Bifidobacterium dentium JCM 1195 = DSM 20436, the genomic segment AACGACGAATACTTCATCACCCGTCACCTGTACCCGAACGTCGACTTCTACACCGGTCTGATCTACCGTGCGATCGGCTTCGATCCATCCATGTTCACCACGCTGTTCGCGTTGGGCCGCATTCCGGGCTGGATCGCGCAATATCGCGAGATGCTTGCCGATCCGAACACCAAGATCGGCCGTCCTCGTCAGGTCTACACCGGCTACACCAAGCGTGACTACACCCCGATGGACAAGCGCTGACCACCGGAATCGCGCCAAGACTACTTGTGGTAGGGCTCGCCGGCGTTGATTTTGTAGGCGCGGTAAATCTGTTCCAACAGGATGACGCGCATTAGCTGGTGCGGGAAGGTCATTCTGGAAAAGCTCAGCAGATAGTCGGCACGTTGGAGAATCGACGGGTCGAGGCCAAGCGAGCCGCCGATGATGAGCTGGATGTGACTGGTGCCATGCAATCCGAGGCCGTCGATTTTGGCGGCCAGCTCCTCACTGGTGAGCTGCTTGCCTTCGATGGCCAAGGCGATGACGAACGCATCGTCACGGATATACCTGGCGATGCGTTCGCCTTCCTTCGCCTTGATCTGGCGTTCCAAGCCCTCGCCCGCGTGCTCCGGCGTCTTCTCATCCGCCACCTCCACGATGTCGAGCTTGCAATACCGGCCCAGCCGTTTCGAATATTCCGCGATGGCGTCTCGAAGATACTTCTCCTTGACCTTGCCGACGGTGATAAGCGTTATTTTCAATTGTTGTGAAGCTTCTCGTTGAGTTCGATGCCGGTCTTGCGATACCGGGCCTCAATGCGGCCGGACACCGAGTTGCGGATGAACAGGATGTTGTCCTTGCCGGACAGATCCGCGCCCTTGACGGTCTCGAGCGGCTCTCCTGCGGCGACCTTGGCCTTGTCGTAGATGGTGACCTTCGTGCCGGCGGTCACGTACAAACCGGCTTCGACCACGCAGTTGTCGCCCAGGGAGATGCCGATGCCGGCGTTCGCGCCGAGCAGGGAGTGCTCGCCGATGGAATTCTTCAGCTTGCCGCCGCCCGACAGGGTGCCCATGATGGAGGCGCCGCCGCCGATATCGGAACCATTGCCGACCACAACACCCTGAGACACGCGGCCTTCGACCATGGAGACGCCGAGGGTGCCTGCGTTGAAGTTCACGAAACCGGCATGCATGACGGTGGTGCCCTCGGACAGGTGAGCGCCCAGACGCACGCGGTCGGCATCTCCGATGCGTACGCCGGTCGGCACGACATAGTCGACCATGCGGGGGAACTTGTCGATGGACAGTACGTTCACATCGGCCTTCGGCAGGCCCGGGGCGGCCTGGTTGGCAACGTTCATCACGTCGAGTCTGCGCAAGGCGAAATCCTCGACCGCAAACGGACCGTAGTTGGTCCACACCACGTTGTTAAGCGCGCCGAAGATGCCATCGAGGTTCAGGCTGTTCGGCTGGGCCAGACGCATGCTCAGCAGATGCAGGCGCAGATAGGCGTCGGCGGCGTTCTCGATCGGCTCGTCGAGTTTGGAGATGGTGAACACCGGAATGCGACGCACCCCGCGGGCATCGGTGCCCTCATGGGCCAGATTGCCGAAGCCGTGGTTCGGGCGGGAGACTTCTTCGGGAGCTTCGCCGAGCTTGAGCTCCGGATACCATACGTCCAAGGTGTTGCCGGCGGCGTCCACGCTGGCCAGGCCCCAACCCCACGCAGTGCGCTGATCGGTCATTTGACTCTCCTTCAATGCGAATATTGCTTGTTCCGTTAGCAACATTAGCGTCAGGGGATGGCGTTGGGCGCCAAGATTCCATGTGTCGGGTGTCACCGGGCATGGCCCCTGCCCGGGGCGGTGTGCGCGGGCCCTCATCGGAAGAGGCGGGGCGTGACATCGGAAGAGGGGAGCAAAGTACGACGTGTTGCGTATACTTTGGCAACGTGAGTGACTATCAGAACAATCGTGAGCAGCGTGAACGCCGCCGTCGCACCGTAGTGCGTGCGGTGGGCATCATCATTGCCGCCGCGATGTTGCTGAGTGTGGTTATTCCTGCTATCTACGCAGGTCTTTGACGTCGTTAGGCCCGCATGGTCCGGAGCGGGTCTGCATTCCCCCAAGCGAGAACAGGTTCGCGGTTTCGCTGCAAGGGAAGTGCGTGCGGGCTCGCGGAAACACCGAAGGATTGTGCGAGAGCTGTAAGCGGCTCCCCGACAGATCAAGATAATCAACGTAAAGAAATGTATGGTGTACACGATGGCAGAATTTGATTATTCCCAGGCTATTGGCGAGGCACGCGCCAAGTATGAGTCCATTTCCAAGGCGCTTGACGTCGATCGCCTTACCGCCCAAGCCAAGGAGCTTGAGGTGCAGGCGGCCGAGCC encodes:
- the rlmH gene encoding 23S rRNA (pseudouridine(1915)-N(3))-methyltransferase RlmH, whose amino-acid sequence is MKITLITVGKVKEKYLRDAIAEYSKRLGRYCKLDIVEVADEKTPEHAGEGLERQIKAKEGERIARYIRDDAFVIALAIEGKQLTSEELAAKIDGLGLHGTSHIQLIIGGSLGLDPSILQRADYLLSFSRMTFPHQLMRVILLEQIYRAYKINAGEPYHK
- the dapD gene encoding 2,3,4,5-tetrahydropyridine-2,6-dicarboxylate N-succinyltransferase: MTDQRTAWGWGLASVDAAGNTLDVWYPELKLGEAPEEVSRPNHGFGNLAHEGTDARGVRRIPVFTISKLDEPIENAADAYLRLHLLSMRLAQPNSLNLDGIFGALNNVVWTNYGPFAVEDFALRRLDVMNVANQAAPGLPKADVNVLSIDKFPRMVDYVVPTGVRIGDADRVRLGAHLSEGTTVMHAGFVNFNAGTLGVSMVEGRVSQGVVVGNGSDIGGGASIMGTLSGGGKLKNSIGEHSLLGANAGIGISLGDNCVVEAGLYVTAGTKVTIYDKAKVAAGEPLETVKGADLSGKDNILFIRNSVSGRIEARYRKTGIELNEKLHNN